One segment of Pelecanus crispus isolate bPelCri1 chromosome 2, bPelCri1.pri, whole genome shotgun sequence DNA contains the following:
- the LOC104029649 gene encoding serum paraoxonase/arylesterase 2, with the protein MGKLLAVALVGIAAALAAERLLAFRSRLNASREIAPVTPRNCQLIKGIETGSEDIDILPNGLAFISSGLKYPGIKSLAPDKPGEIFLMDLNEDNPRAVELRISRGFDLASFNPHGISTYVDRDDTVYLFVVNHPHQKSTVELFKFVEDDNSLVHLKTVRHDLLTSVNDIVAVGPESFYATNDHYFSDFILMVLEMFLGLTWSNVVYYSPKEVKEVAAGFYSANGINISPDRKYIYVADPFDHNVRVMEKHANWNLTHVKTLQLDTLVDNLSLDPHTGDIWIGCHPNGMKLFYNDAENLPGSEVLHIQNILSEEPAVTRVYADNGSVLQASSVASVYKGKLLIGTVFHRALYCDL; encoded by the exons ATGGGGAAGCTGCTGGCGGTGGCTCTCGTCGGGATAGCGGCAGCCTTGGCGGCGGAGCGGCTGCTGGCCTTTCG GAGCAGACTCAATGCTTCACGGGAAATAGCCCCAGTAACCCCCCGGAACTGCCAGCTCATTAAAGGGATTG AAACTGGTTCAGAAGACATTGACATACTTCCCAATGGACTGGCTTTCATCAGCTCC GGTTTGAAATATCCAGGAATAAAGAGCCTTGCACCAGACAAGCcaggtgaaatatttttgaTGGATTTGAATGAAGACAATCCCAGAGCAGTGGAACTGAGAATCAGCCGAGGGTTTGATCTGGCGTCGTTTAACCCTCATGGAATCAGCACCTATGTAGACAGAG atgaCACCGTGTACCTCTTTGTTGTGAACCATCCCCATCAGAAGAGCACAGTAGAACTGTTTAAATTTGTAGAAGATGACAATTCTCTTGTACACCTGAAAACTGTTCGACACGACCTTCTGACAAG TGTGAATGATATAGTAGCTGTGGGACCAGAGAGCTTCTATGCTACCAATGACCACTACTTCTCTGACTTCATCTTGATGGTCTTGGAGATGTTCTTGGGTTTAACTTGGTCAAATGTTGTTTACTACAGTCCAAAAGAAGTTAAAGAAGTAGCAGCTGGGTTTTATTCAGCCAATGGAATTAACATTTCACCTGACAGAAA GTACATCTATGTTGCAGATCCATTTGACCATAATGTCCGTGTTATGGAAAAACATGCGAATTGGAATTTAACCCATGTGAAG ACGCTGCAGCTGGACACTCTGGTTGACAATTTGTCTCTTGACCCTCACACTGGAGACATCTGGATAGGATGTCATCCCAATGGGATGAAGCTGTTTTACAATGATGCTGAAAATCTGCCTGGCTCTGAG GTCCTGCACATCCAGAACATCCTCTCGGAGGAGCCTGCGGTGACGCGCGTCTACGCCGACAACGGCTCTGTGCTGCAGGCAAGCTCGGTGGCGTCCGTCTACAAGGGGAAACTGCTCATCGGCACAGTCTTCCACAGAGCTCTCTACTGTGACCTATAG